A stretch of the Filimonas lacunae genome encodes the following:
- a CDS encoding GPW/gp25 family protein, which translates to MDEQQSFLGRGWSFPPSFDKLHMSVNMVSELEDIIQSIRIILGTVPGERVMQPTFGCALRRMVFERVDSVFISTINDLIRQALLNFEPRVKFLEAMVIQQNELEGLVHLEIAFTVIITNTRHNIVYPFYFLEGTNVSD; encoded by the coding sequence CCGCCTTCGTTCGACAAATTGCATATGTCGGTAAATATGGTAAGCGAGCTGGAAGATATTATCCAGAGCATTCGTATTATACTGGGCACAGTGCCGGGCGAACGCGTGATGCAACCTACGTTCGGTTGTGCCTTACGCCGCATGGTGTTTGAACGCGTAGACAGTGTATTCATCAGCACCATTAACGATCTTATCCGGCAGGCGTTATTGAATTTTGAGCCCCGGGTAAAATTTTTAGAAGCCATGGTTATTCAGCAAAACGAGCTGGAAGGACTGGTGCATTTAGAAATAGCTTTTACAGTCATTATCACCAATACCAGACATAACATTGTATATCCTTTCTATTTCCTGGAAGGCACCAATGTATCAGATTAG
- a CDS encoding contractile injection system tape measure protein gives MSDDSSHIQSLVFDVGLRPREKAHELQNRISRLFTYQLESLLQQFFSESIPDGVHIKIDSLTLDLGNITLEQLEKELPERLLQALHKAFDFSFTPGGRPAAGATIDYTITTTEAGYLRLLVYFLQTGSFPWWAGVSTVYELEDVIERLYKNYSKELRAVLLREGKNESVRRRIAWQFNESVIQKIVEVLEPAESLFILAYHKSITRQQEQYALVKSGTEDFQRALWLFILSFLLAEKETWFSRKMFIKSTLRQMSAHFNVGYTALLGLLYQALYAAGVDIEHARLTWFMKVVLEEELHTHNAALPTESNGVATDAVYDLLQQPVIDWAVERAGYTSGHLQLKNLLAYFIETGGVPRWGQYTPGSIVSLMEQLLNQHPREALALLQWAGSSDKRMHRFLLQFPAALVQRIFALLPSGEEAVQASVLIQQLATAGSHPTAMAITAQSAEKTLLRLLWHHYAETYYQTFHVGSFYIQGLKHLFRLPGHTWYALLPELNRLFSRGDTESLQQIIAWIGAINEQGQLVGGFVVKQDAAQQTLLKLPEVKRLLLSIAGQEYRYLPLFPALYGKEETVDNATALLTAVAENMAYYLTWNSMPDALQVPDEATGVGLLTDMVLYLFEKDRARLKSLLMAPVNSYTARKSIYQLFNARRGGKDALILQWLSGFIQADMMAYLGDQPFSASEGYKRDTYKGVTLMKVARILNRFYQTPTVVPLDEQQLLQQALQTLDHFFTYNSLPAALDLQGVSARVLIQYLFRWVLGKNSAALSRLLQKTTHAAEARIQLHSWFGSNEFVNGESVAAFTAIWLQQDVLAYLRQHTDRDITQTPAWHKLVRWQQLPVGVITYISRHYRMATIQQWMERENYTWLENMQPAVLVLQLLFTDAAGVGRDWPSQLLNEFLLLAFAGHVMVKDAPEFIKQFFAFADKRIPPPVYKVYERIGKALPVLKVQERGIARELVAVVEREVITRLQAAPPKQRLPIAGVIPAPDTASTVGIELPREKMEKIYVHNAGLVLLHPFFSFFFSKLNLTEKSKFIDEDALFRALHLTQHLVDGVYAHEEHTLCLNKILCGVELATPVPLSIEPLPEEIAMAESLFQAVFQQWSKMKSSSVEGFRNSFLLRDGVLTRGEDHWMLKVEQRGYDLLLQTLPWSYGSIRLPWMKEVLYVEWI, from the coding sequence GTGAGTGATGATAGCAGTCACATACAAAGCCTGGTGTTTGATGTGGGCTTACGTCCGCGTGAAAAGGCGCATGAACTGCAAAACAGGATCAGCCGGTTGTTTACCTACCAGCTGGAAAGTCTGTTACAGCAGTTTTTCAGCGAATCGATACCGGATGGTGTACACATCAAAATAGATTCCCTTACGCTGGACCTGGGCAATATTACCCTGGAGCAACTGGAAAAAGAACTGCCGGAACGTTTGTTACAGGCATTACACAAAGCATTTGATTTTTCTTTTACACCCGGTGGCCGGCCGGCTGCGGGTGCTACTATCGATTATACTATCACTACTACAGAAGCAGGCTATTTGCGCCTGCTGGTATACTTTTTACAAACGGGTAGCTTTCCCTGGTGGGCAGGCGTGAGCACGGTGTACGAACTGGAAGATGTAATAGAACGGTTGTACAAGAACTATAGCAAAGAGTTACGTGCTGTATTGTTGCGCGAAGGCAAAAATGAAAGTGTGCGCCGCCGCATTGCCTGGCAGTTCAACGAATCTGTTATTCAAAAAATAGTGGAAGTGCTGGAACCGGCAGAAAGCCTGTTCATCCTTGCTTATCATAAAAGCATTACCCGGCAGCAGGAACAATACGCCCTGGTAAAATCGGGTACAGAAGACTTTCAGCGTGCGCTGTGGTTGTTTATCCTTTCCTTTCTGCTGGCAGAAAAAGAAACCTGGTTCAGCCGCAAAATGTTTATCAAAAGCACACTGCGCCAAATGTCGGCACACTTTAACGTAGGCTATACGGCGTTGCTGGGCTTGCTGTACCAGGCTTTGTATGCAGCAGGGGTAGATATTGAACACGCCCGTTTAACCTGGTTTATGAAAGTGGTGCTGGAAGAAGAACTACACACGCATAATGCCGCTTTGCCCACTGAAAGTAATGGTGTAGCAACAGATGCGGTTTACGATTTACTGCAACAGCCTGTTATTGACTGGGCAGTAGAACGCGCAGGCTACACATCGGGGCACTTGCAACTAAAAAACTTATTGGCTTATTTTATAGAAACAGGCGGTGTGCCGCGCTGGGGTCAGTATACGCCCGGTAGCATTGTATCGTTGATGGAGCAACTGCTGAACCAGCACCCACGCGAAGCATTGGCCTTATTACAATGGGCTGGCAGCAGCGACAAACGAATGCATCGCTTTCTGCTACAGTTTCCCGCAGCGTTAGTACAGCGGATATTCGCCTTATTGCCTTCGGGTGAAGAAGCGGTGCAGGCCAGTGTTTTAATACAACAGCTGGCCACCGCTGGTAGTCATCCTACAGCTATGGCCATTACCGCACAAAGTGCAGAGAAAACCTTACTGCGGTTGCTGTGGCATCATTATGCCGAAACCTATTATCAAACCTTTCATGTGGGCAGCTTTTATATACAGGGACTTAAACATCTGTTCCGGTTGCCGGGGCATACCTGGTATGCGTTGTTGCCGGAATTAAACCGGCTGTTCAGCCGGGGTGATACAGAAAGCCTGCAACAGATCATTGCCTGGATTGGTGCTATCAACGAGCAGGGGCAACTGGTAGGGGGCTTTGTAGTAAAGCAGGATGCTGCGCAACAAACCTTGTTAAAGCTGCCGGAAGTAAAGCGGTTACTGTTGTCGATAGCAGGACAGGAATATCGTTACCTGCCTTTGTTTCCCGCCTTATATGGCAAGGAGGAAACCGTCGATAATGCCACTGCTTTATTAACCGCTGTGGCAGAAAATATGGCCTATTATCTTACCTGGAACAGTATGCCCGATGCTTTGCAGGTGCCGGATGAAGCCACGGGTGTGGGTTTGTTAACCGATATGGTATTATACCTGTTTGAAAAAGACCGTGCCCGGCTGAAATCGTTGCTAATGGCACCGGTGAACAGCTATACGGCCCGCAAAAGCATATACCAGTTATTCAACGCCCGGCGTGGCGGTAAAGATGCGCTGATATTGCAATGGCTATCCGGCTTTATACAGGCAGATATGATGGCCTACCTGGGCGATCAGCCCTTTAGCGCTTCGGAAGGATATAAGCGGGATACCTACAAAGGCGTTACCCTGATGAAAGTGGCGCGCATACTCAACCGCTTTTATCAAACGCCCACCGTGGTACCGCTGGACGAACAGCAGCTGCTGCAACAGGCTTTACAAACGTTGGATCATTTCTTTACTTATAACAGCTTACCTGCGGCGCTGGATTTGCAGGGCGTATCGGCCCGGGTGCTGATACAATACCTGTTCCGGTGGGTGCTGGGTAAAAACAGCGCCGCTTTAAGCCGGTTGTTGCAAAAGACAACCCATGCAGCAGAAGCACGCATACAGCTACATAGCTGGTTTGGAAGCAACGAGTTTGTAAATGGAGAAAGCGTTGCTGCTTTTACAGCCATCTGGTTACAACAGGATGTGCTGGCTTATTTGCGGCAGCATACTGACAGGGATATCACCCAAACACCTGCCTGGCACAAATTGGTGCGCTGGCAGCAATTGCCGGTAGGAGTAATCACCTATATCAGCAGGCATTACCGCATGGCTACCATTCAGCAATGGATGGAACGCGAAAACTATACCTGGTTAGAGAACATGCAACCGGCCGTGCTGGTGCTGCAATTGCTGTTTACCGATGCTGCCGGGGTAGGGCGCGACTGGCCTTCTCAATTATTAAACGAATTTTTGTTACTGGCTTTTGCCGGACATGTAATGGTGAAAGATGCTCCAGAGTTTATTAAACAATTCTTCGCCTTTGCCGATAAACGTATCCCGCCACCGGTGTATAAAGTGTATGAACGCATAGGCAAAGCCCTGCCGGTATTAAAAGTGCAGGAGCGGGGCATTGCCCGCGAACTGGTGGCAGTGGTAGAGCGGGAGGTGATTACCCGTTTACAGGCAGCGCCACCCAAGCAACGGTTGCCCATTGCAGGAGTGATACCAGCACCAGACACCGCATCTACAGTGGGCATAGAATTGCCGCGGGAAAAAATGGAGAAAATATACGTACACAACGCGGGGCTGGTGCTGCTGCATCCTTTCTTTTCTTTCTTTTTCAGTAAACTGAACCTGACAGAGAAAAGTAAATTTATAGATGAAGATGCCCTGTTCCGCGCCCTTCATTTAACGCAACACCTGGTAGATGGCGTGTATGCACATGAAGAGCATACCTTATGCCTGAATAAAATTTTATGCGGGGTTGAACTGGCTACGCCGGTACCACTTTCCATAGAACCATTACCGGAAGAAATAGCTATGGCGGAGAGCTTGTTTCAGGCCGTGTTTCAGCAATGGAGTAAAATGAAAAGTTCTTCGGTAGAAGGATTCAGAAATAGTTTTTTGCTAAGGGATGGGGTGCTTACCCGCGGCGAGGATCATTGGATGTTGAAGGTGGAACAGCGGGGTTACGATCTGCTGCTGCAAACCCTTCCCTGGAGCTATGGCAGCATTCGTTTACCCTGGATGAAAGAGGTGTTGTATGTAGAATGGATTTAA
- a CDS encoding eCIS core domain-containing protein: MKHAVLQNKLTDRNAASAGKSSSNPLQLLKDKAAQLATAGHNNPLQMAGPLEEELPAQGKFAAQLAAGPEEELPVQGKFTTQLAAPEEELPVQGKFATQLQGGLEEELPVQGKFTTQLVGGAEEEPLQMQPENKTGLSDNLKSGIENLSGYSMDSVKVHYNSSQPAQLNALAYAQGTDIHVGPGQEKHVPHEAWHVVQQMAGRVQPTMESNGVPINDSAALETEADVMGAKANNL, encoded by the coding sequence ATGAAACATGCTGTATTACAAAACAAACTTACTGACAGAAATGCCGCATCTGCCGGCAAATCATCGTCTAATCCTTTACAGTTATTGAAAGATAAGGCTGCACAACTGGCCACAGCAGGGCATAATAACCCACTGCAAATGGCTGGTCCGCTGGAAGAGGAGTTACCGGCGCAAGGTAAGTTTGCGGCACAACTCGCGGCCGGACCCGAAGAAGAGTTACCTGTGCAGGGTAAGTTTACAACACAATTGGCCGCACCGGAAGAAGAATTACCGGTACAAGGTAAGTTTGCTACGCAATTACAAGGCGGTTTAGAAGAAGAATTGCCTGTGCAGGGCAAGTTCACCACTCAATTAGTGGGTGGCGCGGAGGAAGAACCCCTGCAAATGCAACCCGAAAACAAAACCGGTTTATCAGATAACCTGAAAAGTGGCATAGAAAACTTATCGGGTTATTCTATGGATAGCGTAAAGGTGCATTATAATTCCAGTCAGCCTGCCCAGTTAAACGCGCTGGCCTATGCACAGGGAACAGATATACATGTAGGTCCTGGTCAGGAAAAGCACGTACCCCACGAGGCGTGGCACGTAGTGCAGCAAATGGCGGGCCGCGTGCAACCTACTATGGAATCGAATGGTGTGCCCATCAACGACAGTGCTGCTTTAGAAACAGAAGCAGATGTGATGGGAGCCAAAGCCAATAACTTATAA
- a CDS encoding ATP-binding protein produces MPSSLIANSATADNELRWFSEVAVARGAISFGQDAQEQPIETILPPDITNDTSLYADTIRKFHMSFEERFILALALIPHLRPEMLDMLFLKNPATDRLYTELGGQKGTVHNGYLPTGETAVFLLAGYQLRQRIELMALFDENHYFYRHNLLKLQSAAPGEPRLSGALAISAEYLTLLTTGESYRPDFGAGFPAKRLTTSLEWSDLVVSEDILDELDEVRVWLQHGQALLNDWGFKGKVKPGFRVLFSGPPGTGKTLAATLLGKSVHRDLYRIDLSMVVSKYIGETEKNLANVFDKAENSEWILFFDEADALFGKRTSTSDAHDRHANQEVSYLLQRIEDFPGLVILATNFKSNLDEAFARRFQLSINFQKPDFEQRLRLWHNAFTPPCELAPEVNLEKIAYEHELTGAAIMNVLRYCSLRALEKGTTVIASHDILRGIRKEMQKEGKNVF; encoded by the coding sequence ATGCCTTCTTCTCTTATAGCCAATAGCGCTACTGCAGATAATGAATTGCGGTGGTTTTCGGAAGTTGCAGTGGCGCGCGGTGCCATTAGTTTTGGACAGGATGCCCAGGAGCAACCCATAGAAACGATACTGCCACCGGATATTACCAACGATACTTCTTTGTACGCGGACACCATCCGCAAATTTCACATGTCTTTTGAAGAACGGTTTATACTGGCATTGGCGCTGATACCGCATCTGCGCCCCGAAATGCTGGATATGCTGTTTTTAAAGAATCCTGCCACCGACCGTTTGTATACAGAGCTGGGTGGCCAGAAAGGAACAGTACATAACGGTTACCTGCCCACGGGCGAAACTGCCGTGTTTTTACTGGCAGGCTACCAGCTGCGCCAGCGAATAGAGCTGATGGCGCTGTTTGATGAAAACCATTATTTCTACCGGCATAACCTATTAAAGTTACAGTCAGCCGCACCCGGCGAGCCCCGTTTAAGCGGTGCATTAGCTATTTCGGCAGAATACCTCACTTTATTAACCACAGGCGAAAGTTACCGCCCCGATTTCGGTGCCGGCTTCCCCGCTAAAAGATTAACCACTTCCTTAGAATGGAGCGACCTGGTTGTATCAGAAGACATCCTGGACGAGCTGGACGAAGTGCGTGTATGGCTACAGCACGGGCAGGCATTGCTGAACGACTGGGGTTTTAAAGGCAAGGTAAAACCCGGTTTTCGCGTGTTGTTTTCCGGCCCTCCCGGCACGGGTAAAACACTGGCAGCCACATTGCTGGGCAAATCGGTACACCGCGATCTGTATCGCATTGATTTGTCTATGGTGGTATCCAAATACATCGGGGAAACAGAAAAGAACCTGGCCAATGTATTCGACAAAGCTGAAAACTCGGAATGGATATTGTTTTTTGACGAAGCAGACGCCCTGTTTGGTAAAAGAACCAGCACCTCCGACGCGCACGACCGCCATGCCAACCAGGAAGTGTCGTACCTGTTACAGCGGATAGAAGATTTTCCGGGCCTGGTAATACTGGCTACCAACTTTAAATCCAACCTCGACGAAGCATTTGCCCGCCGCTTTCAATTATCCATCAACTTCCAGAAACCCGATTTTGAACAACGCCTGCGCCTTTGGCACAACGCGTTTACGCCACCCTGCGAACTGGCGCCGGAAGTGAACCTGGAAAAAATAGCCTACGAACATGAGCTTACAGGTGCTGCCATTATGAATGTGCTTCGCTATTGTTCCCTGCGGGCACTGGAAAAGGGCACCACTGTTATTGCTTCTCATGATATTCTGCGCGGTATACGCAAAGAAATGCAGAAGGAAGGCAAGAATGTGTTTTAG
- a CDS encoding ferredoxin — MMSYKEDCEKYPEGEIGDFYSQNNSCITCGAPEAEAPDLIEHSMKEYGHCYFKKQPSTPDELGRAIKAMEVACVASIRYGGQDEAILKRLYERNLSDLCDHKPAGDYKTIIKNEVRFHYTGRLKDLSRHIAYTLLSKHPWLKSKIVNFDTNTIDFITFTHRWRPFLSGTIYTCHLNDNGTFTIIITLEEDAHLNHIIYAAMHLNEILQQLPGVSHLIWFDTAGNEYPESTEIY, encoded by the coding sequence ATGATGTCCTATAAAGAAGACTGCGAAAAATATCCTGAAGGAGAAATAGGCGATTTTTATTCCCAAAATAATAGTTGCATTACATGTGGCGCACCAGAAGCAGAAGCCCCCGATCTGATTGAACATTCCATGAAAGAATACGGGCATTGTTACTTCAAAAAACAGCCAAGCACCCCTGATGAATTAGGAAGAGCCATCAAAGCGATGGAAGTAGCTTGTGTCGCCAGTATCAGATATGGAGGACAAGATGAAGCTATTTTAAAACGTCTGTATGAAAGAAACTTATCAGACTTATGCGATCATAAACCAGCCGGGGATTATAAAACAATTATTAAAAACGAGGTACGATTTCATTATACAGGTCGGCTTAAGGATCTAAGTAGACATATTGCGTATACACTGTTAAGTAAACACCCTTGGTTAAAATCTAAAATTGTCAATTTCGATACAAATACAATAGACTTCATCACATTTACACATAGATGGAGACCGTTTTTATCAGGCACTATTTATACCTGTCATCTTAATGATAACGGAACATTTACCATTATCATAACACTTGAAGAAGATGCCCACCTGAACCACATTATATACGCCGCTATGCATTTGAATGAAATTTTACAGCAATTACCTGGGGTAAGCCATCTTATTTGGTTTGATACTGCGGGGAATGAATACCCAGAATCAACTGAAATTTATTAA
- a CDS encoding aminotransferase-like domain-containing protein, with amino-acid sequence MGSPITEQIIAAITLDSSHERAVYLQLADAILVLVREGKLRSGQKLPGTRDVAALLHINRITVSKAYEELQMQGWLESTVGRGTFVSAHIADHQPKALGKKQVAGPVKKAGFTIPSISYPDIVKPSSTLPLHLDDGYPDPRLAPLPEFYRAYRNQLTRSGLYYKFGGYGHPAGSDHYRQAISEHMNNTRALKTTAANILSIRGTLMGLNLVCAALINPGDVIVSGIPGWKRADHNFLHARANHIGIPVDEHGLVVEELRKICKKKQVRMVYVTPHHHYPTTVSLRIDRRLELIRLANEYDFFLFEDDYDFDFHYKHRPLLPLASADTNGMVIYCGSFSKSFSPAFRMGYLVAAENVIEHLSRVRILLDRQGDHIVDNVMADLITDGTIQRYLRKTLPVYEERRDLFCHLLNSELRDAVQFTIPEGGMTVWTEFDTSIHLETLAAKAYKKGLYLSDGKAHQYPHYKTNGIRLGFASSSKEELVKSVEILKRLI; translated from the coding sequence AACAGATAATAGCAGCCATTACACTGGATTCTTCCCACGAACGGGCGGTGTACCTGCAGCTGGCTGATGCTATTTTAGTTTTGGTGCGGGAAGGAAAATTACGCTCAGGGCAAAAGCTACCCGGTACCAGGGATGTAGCGGCGCTGTTACACATTAACCGCATAACGGTTTCCAAAGCATATGAAGAGTTGCAGATGCAAGGATGGCTGGAAAGCACCGTAGGCCGCGGCACCTTTGTTAGCGCACATATAGCCGATCACCAGCCCAAAGCATTGGGTAAAAAACAAGTGGCCGGCCCGGTGAAAAAAGCCGGTTTTACTATCCCTTCCATCAGTTATCCCGATATAGTAAAACCCAGTTCTACCTTACCCCTTCATTTGGATGATGGTTATCCCGATCCCAGACTGGCACCGTTGCCGGAGTTTTACCGGGCCTACCGCAACCAGCTCACCCGAAGCGGGCTATATTATAAATTCGGCGGCTATGGCCACCCGGCAGGATCTGACCACTACAGGCAGGCTATATCTGAGCATATGAATAATACCCGGGCCTTAAAAACAACAGCGGCCAACATCCTTTCCATCAGAGGCACTTTGATGGGACTTAACCTGGTGTGTGCTGCCCTCATTAACCCCGGTGATGTAATTGTATCCGGTATCCCCGGCTGGAAACGGGCCGATCATAATTTTCTGCACGCCAGGGCTAATCATATTGGTATACCGGTAGATGAACACGGACTGGTGGTAGAAGAACTCCGGAAAATATGTAAGAAAAAGCAAGTACGGATGGTATATGTAACGCCCCACCATCATTACCCTACCACCGTATCACTCCGTATTGATCGCAGACTGGAACTGATAAGATTAGCCAATGAATATGACTTCTTCCTCTTTGAAGATGATTACGATTTCGATTTTCATTATAAACACCGGCCACTGCTACCACTTGCCAGCGCCGACACCAACGGCATGGTTATTTACTGCGGCTCGTTCAGTAAAAGCTTCTCCCCTGCTTTTCGCATGGGCTACCTGGTAGCTGCGGAGAATGTAATAGAACATCTGTCGAGGGTTCGTATCCTCCTGGACAGGCAAGGTGATCATATTGTTGATAATGTAATGGCCGACCTCATAACAGACGGCACCATACAACGCTATCTGCGAAAAACATTACCTGTTTATGAAGAAAGACGGGACCTGTTTTGCCACTTGCTAAACAGTGAGCTGCGCGATGCCGTGCAATTTACCATCCCGGAAGGTGGCATGACCGTATGGACCGAATTTGACACCTCCATTCACCTGGAAACACTGGCTGCTAAAGCGTATAAAAAAGGCTTATACCTGTCTGATGGCAAAGCACATCAATATCCGCATTATAAAACCAACGGTATTCGCTTAGGCTTTGCTTCTTCCTCAAAAGAAGAGTTGGTAAAAAGTGTGGAGATTTTAAAAAGGTTGATATAG